The following nucleotide sequence is from Roseivirga sp. BDSF3-8.
ATAGTAGGAGGGGATAAATCAGGCTACCGCCGTTATAACTTCCGCCTCAACTTCAGCACCGACCTTGCTCCCAAGGTTACGCTGAACAATACGCTACTCTATACAAATGAGAACAGAAGTGTATTACCGGAAAACGTTATTTCAAGTGTGTTGTACAACACAATCAATGCTCCTGCGACCACCCCGGTAAGAAATGCAGACGGAACGTATTCCTACATTGAGTCCATCAATGATGTGATCAACCCGCTGGCGCAGATTGAAAACTCTTTCAATGAAGCCGTAACCAACAAGTTAGTCGGTACACAGGAGATTGTATACGATATCTCGGATGCCTTTACCGTAACCGGCCGCGCCGGATATAACTACGCTCTGGTAGATTATAAGCAGTTTAACCCGCTTGTCTATTATGGCTCAGGTAAGCCACAGAATACAGCTTTGAATGCCGATCTGGATCCTATTACTACTGAGATTGCGACTGATGTGGAAATCCCGATTCGTAATAGTGTGAACGAATCGATAAGCACCTTCTTTAACTATAACCTGGAGGCATTCCTGAACTATAACCAGAAGTTTGGGGAACTACATGGCGTAAAAGCTACCCTGGGTGGTTCTATGTGGGGTGAACGTGGTAAAAACCTGAGTGGTACCGCTTATAACGTACCTTATAACAGCAATGAATACGCGGACATCTCAGCCACTGACGGTAGTGATCTGCTGAATAATGTGTCGAGCTACCAATTCAGGCAGCGTCTGCAGTCTATATTCCTTAGAGGTGAATATAACTATGCAGACCGCTACATCTTCAGTGCACTGGTAAGACGTGATCAGTCAAGCAATTTCGGCCCTAACTATCAGGTGGGATACTTCCCTACCGGTTCGGCTGCGTGGCTGCTTTCAGAAGAAGACTTCTGGACCAGTGATGCCATTGACTTCGTAAAGTTACGTGCAAGCTTTGGTGTATCGGGTAATGACCAGATTGGTCTGTTCAGATACCGTGGATTGCTTAATGGCGAAGGTGTATATCCTTTCAATGACCAGTTGATTACAGGTGTGGCGATCGGTACCCTTGGCAACCCGGATCTTAAGTGGGAGTCTACTGAACAGTTTAATATAGGTAGCGACCTTACATTGCTGAATGATAGGCTGTCACTGACCCTGGACTACTATGTGAAAACTACCCGTGACCTGCTCTTCCAGCCTGACGTATCCGGTGTACTGGGTGCTTACGGAGCTGCTGGTAATCCTCCATTTGTGAATGCCGGAACGGTTAGAAACCAAGGGTTTGAGTTTTCTGCCACGTACGGCCAGGAAATCACCCCCAATATCAATTTTAGCGTAGGATATAACCTGACTACTATCGATAACGAGGTAATTGACCTTCCCCAGGGTGTGGAATTCATTGAAACCGGTGCATTCGGTGTAGGAGGAACGACTTCCAGCCGTATGGAAGTGGGCTACCCCCTTGGCTACTTCTTCGGTTATGAGACGGACGGTGTGTACCAGACGGCTGAGGAAGTAAGCAGCCGTGGCGTAGACCAGCCGCTTGCCCAGGCCGGAGACCTTCGTTTTGTGGACCAGAATGGTGATGGCGAGGTAAACTTCAGTGATGACTCAGATAAGACCATCATTGGTTCTCCCATTCCGGACATGACCATGGGCCTTAACCTGACCCTGAATGTTCACGGATTCGATATTGTGGCTAATATGTACGCTTCTATCGGCAACGATATCCTGCGTAACTATGAGCGCCAGCAGCCATATTCAAACCTGCTGGACTACAGACTTGGTCGCTGGACCGGCCCGGGATCAACGAACGAACACCCCAGGCTGACCACTGAGCTTACCAATAATTACGTAATCTCAGACTACTTTGTGGAAGACGGCTCTTTCCTACGGGTGAAAAACCTGCAGTTGGGCTATACCCTTCCTGAAAGTATTACCCAAAATATTGGTGCTGAGCAGCTTCGTGTGTATGTATCTGCGACTAACCCCTTTACTTTCACAGAGTATATGGGCTATGATCCGGATTTTAACAATGGTAATCCGCTTGCTTCTGGTATAGACTATGGCTTCTATCCCCAGGCAACTATCTACATGGCTGGTTTCAACCTAAAATTCTAAGCTGAAATGAGATTTTTATCTAAAACCATACTGATCTTATGTGCGGCTTTGGTGGTGAGTGTAGGGTGTGACTATACGAACATCGATCCGGAGTACACAATAGATGCAGACAACTACTTCCGTAGTGAAGAAGATTATTACCGCGCACTGACAGGTGCCTATGACCTGCTGCAAACTTCTTACCTGTCTCTTTGGATAGGTGAGATTGCTTCTGACAACTCCATCGCCGGAGGCGAGAGTGTGACCGATACGGAGGGTCTTCACCAGATAGATAATATGACCCATGGCGGGGTAAACAACGAGCTTCGCCAGATTTGGAGATGGAACTACGCTGGTATCACCCGCGTGAATTACATTTTTGAACATCAGGATAATGTTGACTTCTCTGGCAAGGAGGAGGTATTGGCCCAGGCGCATTTTCTGAGAGCCTACTATTACTTCGAACTGGTAAAGTTCTTTGGTGATGTGCCGGTTATACTTAACGAAAGAATCGGTACAGACGAAGTAAGCCAACTGGAGCGTACACCGGCATCTGAAGTATATGCTCAGATAGAGCAGGACCTGATGACGGCAGCCGAAAACCTGACCTGGACCGTGGCCGATAAAGGTCGCGTGACTAAGGGAGCAGCCCTGGCCCTGTTGGGTAAGGCTTACCTTTACCAGGATAAATTTACCGAGGCAGCCGGCGTGCTGGATCAGGTGATCAATGAAGGTCCTTATGACCTTTATGATGACTTTAGTACACTCTTCCGTGTATCCAGTGAAGGAAACGTGGAAACTGTTTTCGATATCCAGTATGTGGGAGTAGAAGGTGGTGGCTATGAGTGCTTTGTATGCCTTGAGGGCTTTGCCGCAGTTGGCTTCCACGGCATCCGTGGATACGACGGACCTGTTTACTCAGACGGTAACAGCTACAACCTGCCCACGCAGGATCTTGTAGATGCTTTTGAACCAGGGGATATCCGCCTGGAGCCTACTATTCTTGACATAGAAGCTTTCGCGGCCGAGCAGGCAGAGGAAGTGGATTACGTACAGGGTGCAGGCGGGCATACCGGGTATTATAATAATAAATACATGAAGCGTCTTGACGAACTGGGCCAGCCGGATACGGACCTTACCAGCCCGGTAAATCACCGTGTGATCCGTTTTGCTGATGTATTGCTGATGGCAGCAGAGGCCCATGCGCGTAAGAGCAGCCCTAACGAAGCATTGGCTCTTCAATACCTGAATGAGGTACGGGATCGTGCTGATCTGGATCCTGTGAACCTAAGCGGCCAGGTACTTGTAGAAGCTATATGGGATGAGCGTCGCGTGGAACTTGCCGGCGAAGGCCATCGCTTCTTTGATCTGGTTAGAACTGGCCAGGCTGAAGCTGAGATCGAAGGCTTCGAAGTGGGTAAGCACGAACTATTCCCAATACCCCAGGATGAGATAGACCTGGCTAATGCAGGGTGGCAGCAAAACCCTCGGTACTAAGCATAAAATCTAATTTCATGATAAAAAATATATATTCATTTCTTCTTATGGCTGGTCTGCTCCTTACGGCAGGCCTGCTCTACAGTTGTCAGGAGGAATTTGACCTCGATGAGGTGCCTCCTACAGAGGAAGATGCGTTGTTTTCTACAGAACGTGATGCTTCTACAGATAATATCGTGCACTTTACAGCCACCGGAGAAGGGTTTATCAAAACCTGGAATCTGGGTAATGGACAAACTGGTAAAGGTGAAACTATAACAGGGAGTTACCCTGATGCAGGCACGTATACCGTGACGCTGACCGTGTATAACGGTGGAGGTAGTGCTTCTCACACTGAGACCATTACTATTGCAGAGGATGATCCAACATTGTTAGATAAGCCTCTTTTCAATGCCCTAACCGGAGGTCCTGATGCTCAGGATGGTAAGACCTGGGTGATAGACTCTGCCAGCGCCGGACACTTTGGTGTAGGCCCTAACCCCCCGAGTGGACAAGGTAAAGTGCCTGAATGGTATGCTGCCGGCGCTTTGGAGAAAAGCGGTGGAGGAATGTACGATGATGAGTATATCTTTACCCTGGCCGGTTATGGATTTGAGATGCAGACCAGTGGTAATGTGTATGTTAATGCTGAACATACTTCTGATTTCTCAGGAGCTGTTGAGAGCGATGTAGGTGATTACACTGCCCCTTATACTGCACCAGACAACCTGCAGTGGCAGATCACGGAGACAGAAGGAGAGAATCCAATACTGTCTATCACACAGGGTGGCTTCCTCGGGTATTATACAGGTGTAAATACATACGAGATAGTATCAATCACTGAAGATGTGATGGAACTGCGTTTTCTTGATGCGGCAAACGATGGTCTGTCATGGTACATACGCCTGATTCGTGCCGGATATGATCCTACCCAGGGTGGTGGAGGCGGAGGCGAAGAGCCTGAGGTTACTTACCCTTCATTTCCGCTTACTTTCGAAGAGACCGGAGTAACCTACCTTTGGGGTGATTTTGGTGGCACGGCGGGTAGCGTCATAGCGAACCCTGATCCATCAGGTATTAATACATCTGATAGCGTAGCTCAACTGGTAAAAAGTGCGGGAGCCGAGACCTGGGCAGGAACGAATATACAGATGGAAAGTCCTATCAATTTTGGTGGTAATCCTGTACTTAGCGTAAAGGTATGGTCACCACGTGCTGGTGTACCTATCCTGCTTAAGCTGGAAGACAGCTCATCCAAGCCATCAGAAAGTGACCCTCCGACGATATTTGCCGAAGTTACGGCTACTACTACCGTAGCAAATACCTGGGAGGTACTGACCTTCGATTACAGTACCTATGCTGATTTCGATATGGCTAATACCTATGATGCCATCAGTGTATTCTATGATTTTGGTACGGCAGGTGCTGACGAGATTGCCTATATTGATGACATCCAGCTTGCTTCAGGAGAATCACAGCCACTCACACTTGCCGACCTGACCGGCGGCGGAACGAAAGCATGGAGGCTGAAGCCTGCTGCAGGTGCTTTCGGAGTAGGCCCTACGCCTGGTTCTGACGAATGGTATCCTGGTTTTGACGTAGATATATCAGGAGACCGCCCTTGTCTTTTCAATGACCTGTTCATCTTTCAGGACGGTGGTGTATATGAATACGATGCCCAAGGTGATATTTTCGGTGAAGCCTATATGGGAGTTGAAAATGAAGGCTGCCAGGATGAAGCTAACCTGAGTGGCACTGATGCTGAGGCCTGGATGAGTGGCTCACATAGCTTCACTTTTAACCCTGCAAGCGGAGGAGACCCTGCTACAATTACCGTAACAGGCACAGGGGCTTTTATTGTGCTGCCTAAGGCATATAACGGAGGTGAATATAATAATAGCGACAATCCCCCACCTCCTGCCACGGATGGTTCAGTGACTTATACTGTACTGGACTATACATCAGGTGCAAGTGAGGAACTCTCTCTTACCATAGATGTTACCGGAGACGGTTCTATCTTCTGGTCATTTGTGCTGATACCCAATAGTTAATGACCAATAGCCGGCCTCATTCCCGGGGCCGGCTATTTACTAAATACCCGGACCTGCCATGATGGCAAGCTGCCGGCAGATCTTTGTGAAAAGTCCTTCAAAGAGGCATACCTAACCTCCATCATATACTGATGCGATATCCAAATCATAATAATCAACATAAGTCTTATGCATAAACTGAATCTATCTTTATTATCAAAGTTGTTAGGTATTGCTTTTGTCGTAGGGGCATCAGCATGTAGTACAGACGAAGAGTCACTAACGCCGCAAAATCGTATTGAAGTTGATAATATGGCAGGTGCTATGGCACCTGATGGTTATATTACCCCCACCAGCTACTCAGGCATGAACTTGGTATGGGCTGATGAGTTTGATGGTAACAGCCTGAACACGTCTAACTGGTCTTACGAGCTTGGTGATGGTTGCCCTGATCTTTGCGGATGGGGCAATAATGAACTTCAGGTATATAAATCTGAAAATGTATCTGTAGCGAACGGACACCTGGTGATCGAGGCCCGGGAAGAGCGTACTGGGGCTAAGGCCTATACCAGTGGCCGTATCAAAACAGAAGGAAAGCAGAGCTTTAAGTACGGCCGGATAGATATTCGTGCTAAAATGCCAAGAGGTAAAGGCATGTGGCCTGCACTCTGGATGCTTGGTGCCAACCACTCTACTGCAGGCTGGCCTGCCAGTGGTGAGATTGACATCATGGAAATGATCGGTGGAGATGAAAGTACCGTATTGGGTACATGTCACTGGGACCATGACGGACAGTTTGCCAGCTACGGTGGCAACTACACTGTTTCAGGTCCTTCTCTGGCGGATGAATTTCATGTATACAGTATTAGCTGGGATGATACCTTCATTCGCTGGTATGTAGATGATATTGAATACCATGTGATCGACATCACGCCGGAGCAATTAAGTGAGTTCCAGCAAGAGTTTTTCTTCCTGTTCAATGTAGCAGTAGGAGGTAACCTTGTAGGACGCCCTAACAGGAACACCAGCTTCCCTCAGCAAATGATTGTGGATTACGTACGCGTTTTCCAATAAGTCAGGCTGGGGATTGCCCTAACTATTAAAGGTTAACCCTTATTATGATATCAAAAACACCTGTATTAAATTTTCTATTTGGTTCGTTGTTTCTTCTCGCCGCAGTAGCCTGCGGCGGGGAGGATGACGATTCCCCTTCCCAACCTGTAACGGATACCTTTAGCGTAGGTACAGATATAGCCAGTGATGGTTCAGGCACGGTAACCTTCACGGCTACAGGATCTAATATCAGTTATTACGAATACTTTTTCGGAGAGGAAGAAAACGAATCTCCTTATCGCTCGGAAGACGGCACAGCCGTACATACCTATTCAGCTTCGGGCGATTATGATGTGGAGGTACGTGCACATGGTACTACCGGCGGGTTTACCTCTCAGACGCTGACAGTATCAGTAGTCCGGGACGAGCCTTCAAATGAATATCCTTCCGGCTACTCCACTCCGGATAGCTATGACGGCATGACGCTCGTTTGGCGTGACGAATTCGAAGGAAATAGCCTGAATACGAATGACTGGATATATGAAATAGGTGATGGCTGCCCTAATCTTTGTGGCTGGGGAAATAACGAGCTTCAGTATTACCGCCAGGAAAACACATCCGTACAGGACGGCTATCTAACCATAGAAGCCCGTCAGGAGAATTACGGAGGCAGGGCCTACACGTCTTCAAGAATTATAACCCAGGGTAGGCAGAATTTCCAGTATGGCCGTGTAGATATACGTGCCGTATTACCTGAAGGACAAGGCATCTGGCCTGCTCTATGGATGCTGGGGTCAAACATCAATACGGTAAGCTGGCCGGCTTGTGGTGAGATTGATATCATGGAAATGATTGGCGGCACCGGAAACCGCGATGCTACTGTACATGGTACCATTCACTGGGACAATAATGGCAGTTACGCTAATTATGGTGGCGACTATTCGTTAACCTCGGGCAAATTCTCAGATGAGTTTCATGTCTTTTCTATCATCTGGAATGCATCAAGCATTACATGGCTGGTAGATGATGTGGAGTATCATACTGTAGATATTACTCCTGAGGCATTGAGTGAATTCAGAGATGAGTTCTTCTTCATATTCAATGTTGCGGTAGGAGGTAACTGGCCTGGTAGTCCGGATGGCTCCACCCAATTTCCACAGCAAATGACTGTGGACTACGTACGCATTTTTCAGCAACAATAAGACGCTAAACCAAAATTTTGAAAGGGATGAAAAGAAGGCAGGGTATAAGCCCTTCAAACATTAACGGTATGTTCCGTTGTTCGACAGTTATTCGTACTATTACTTTTACCATCACCCTGGCTGTGTTAGCTGTAGTAACGTATAGTTGCGTGGACAGGTCTGAAAGCAAACCACGAATGACTGAGAACAATACCCGCAAATATGCCCCCATAGTGGAGGAATTACTGGCCAAGATGACTCTTGAGGAAAAGGCTGGCCAACTTAATTTTTACGTAGGTGATCTGTTTAATACCGGCCCTACTGTACGCACCAGCGAAAGCGATAAGTTTGATGAGAAGATAAAGAACGGTACCATGACGGGGCTGTTCAATGTACACGGAGCAGAGTATACCGCCCGTCTGCAGAAAATTGCCGTGGAAGAAAGCCGCCTCGGGATTCCCCTGGTCTTTGGAGCTGATGTGATCCATGGCTTTAAGACTGTTTTTCCCATTCCGCTGGGTACGGCAGCAAGCTGGGACATGGCCCTTATAGAAGAAGCTGAGCGTGTAGCCGCCAGAGAATCTACGGCAGCAGGTATTACGTTTAACTTTGCGCCTATGGTAGATATCGCCCGCGATAGTCGCTGGGGGCGTATGGCCGAAGGTGCAGGCGAAGATCCCTATCTCGGTTCCGAAGTAGCCAAAGCACGTGTCCGCGGTTTTCAGGGCGATGATCTTACCGATGAAGCAACCATGGCGGCTTGCGTGAAGCACTTTGCCGCCTATGGCGCTGCCGAGGGAGGCCGTGATTACAATACCGTGGATATGAGCGAGCGGCTGTTGCGCCAGACCTACCTTGTACCTTACAAGGCAGCTGTGGAGGCAGGCGCAGCAACTGTCATGACCTCTTTTAATGAACTTAACGGCGAGCCCGTTACGGGCAGCAAGTGGTTGATTGATGATATCCTGAGAAATGAGTGGGGCTTTGAAGGTATGGTCGTGTCTGACTGGCAGTCCATAACCGAAATGGTAGCCCATGGAAACGTAGCTGACAATGCTGAAGCAGCAGCCATGGCACTCAAAGCCGGTGTGGATATGGACATGATGGGCGATGCCTACCTGGACCATATTCCTGACATGGTACGCAACGGTAAAATTGACGAAGCGTATTTGGATCAGGCAGTACGGAATGTACTCCAGCTCAAGTATGACCTTGGCCTGTTTGATGACCCTTATAAATACAGTAAAGAGGCCCGCGAGAAAGAGGAGATCAGGAGTGAAGAACACCTGGCCGTAGCTCGTGAAGCAGCCCGGAAGTCCATTGTACTTCTGAAAAATGAAGATAAGGTATTACCTCTTACCGGTAATGAGAAGACTATTGCGGTGATAGGGCCGCTGGCAGATAACCAGTCGGATATGAATGGTACCTGGTCTTTCTTTGGTGAAGCTCAGCATCCTGTTACTTTCCTGCAGGGAATCAAAGAGCGGGCCGGAGAGGGTACTAACGTCATCTTTGCCAAAGGCTGTAACCTGTACGATAATAAGACTGACGGCTTTGCCGAAGCACTGCAGGCAGCCCGCAAAGCCGATGTGGTTATATTGGCCGTAGGTGAAAGCGCTGTCATGAACGGTGAAGCCGGCTCCAGGGCTAACATTGGCCTGCCCGGTATCCAGCAGCAACTGGTAAACAAGGTTATGGAGGCTGGCAAGCCTACAGTAGCCATGGTAATGAGCGGAAGAGGCATGGCCATCAGTGAGCTGCATGAGCAGGTGCCTGCCATCATGGCGGTATGGGCCCTGGGTTCGGAAGCAGGCCACGGCGCTGCTGATGTGCTGTTTGGTGATTATAATCCTGCGGGTAAGCTGCCCGTTACCTTCCCGCGCCACGTGGGGCAGGCGCCTATTTACTATAATTACAAGCACACTGGACGCCCCTATGAAGGTGACTACTCCGAGCCACTGAGCGAGCGTGTGTACAAATCGAAATACCGCGACGTGGAAAATTCGCCTTTGTATGCCTTTGGCCACGGACTTAGCTACACCACCTTTGAATACAGCCCGGTAACCCTGAGCGATGACGTAATGGAAGGGGACAACACCCTGACCGCAAGCGTGGAGGTAACCAATACGGGTGACCATGATGGTGAAGAAGTTATACAGCTTTACATCCGCGACCTGGTAGGCAGTGTCACACGCCCTGTGAAAGAGCTTAAAGCTTTCCGTAAGGAAATGATTAAAAAGGGTGAGACTAAGACTTTTACGTTCGAGATATCGGAAGAGGATCTGGCCTTTTACCGCCATGACATGAGCTGGGGCGCAGAGCCCGGTGAAT
It contains:
- a CDS encoding family 16 glycosylhydrolase; translated protein: MHKLNLSLLSKLLGIAFVVGASACSTDEESLTPQNRIEVDNMAGAMAPDGYITPTSYSGMNLVWADEFDGNSLNTSNWSYELGDGCPDLCGWGNNELQVYKSENVSVANGHLVIEAREERTGAKAYTSGRIKTEGKQSFKYGRIDIRAKMPRGKGMWPALWMLGANHSTAGWPASGEIDIMEMIGGDESTVLGTCHWDHDGQFASYGGNYTVSGPSLADEFHVYSISWDDTFIRWYVDDIEYHVIDITPEQLSEFQQEFFFLFNVAVGGNLVGRPNRNTSFPQQMIVDYVRVFQ
- a CDS encoding SusC/RagA family TonB-linked outer membrane protein encodes the protein MKHYLLIAFFLSLAQLAQAQTVRGTVTDSQGEALPGVNIRVQNTSRGATTDINGAFSLNASSSDTLVFSYIGYVSETVPVGNRSTIDVRLLEDLQTLSEVVVVGYGTSTKKELTGAVSIVNSDAIQELKPQRIEQALQGQVPGMVINSASGSPGGGLNIRIRGLSTNGENAPLVVVDGIVYDTDGLSALNPDDIESINVLKDGTAGIYGVRAANGVIIIETKRGRRNSKPTISLNGYYGVQETSRKLDLLNAREYAILKNETFASGGMVAPFTDVDALGEGTDWQDEVFVSAPIQNYNMTVTGGTEKSSYSVGGSFLDQEGIVGGDKSGYRRYNFRLNFSTDLAPKVTLNNTLLYTNENRSVLPENVISSVLYNTINAPATTPVRNADGTYSYIESINDVINPLAQIENSFNEAVTNKLVGTQEIVYDISDAFTVTGRAGYNYALVDYKQFNPLVYYGSGKPQNTALNADLDPITTEIATDVEIPIRNSVNESISTFFNYNLEAFLNYNQKFGELHGVKATLGGSMWGERGKNLSGTAYNVPYNSNEYADISATDGSDLLNNVSSYQFRQRLQSIFLRGEYNYADRYIFSALVRRDQSSNFGPNYQVGYFPTGSAAWLLSEEDFWTSDAIDFVKLRASFGVSGNDQIGLFRYRGLLNGEGVYPFNDQLITGVAIGTLGNPDLKWESTEQFNIGSDLTLLNDRLSLTLDYYVKTTRDLLFQPDVSGVLGAYGAAGNPPFVNAGTVRNQGFEFSATYGQEITPNINFSVGYNLTTIDNEVIDLPQGVEFIETGAFGVGGTTSSRMEVGYPLGYFFGYETDGVYQTAEEVSSRGVDQPLAQAGDLRFVDQNGDGEVNFSDDSDKTIIGSPIPDMTMGLNLTLNVHGFDIVANMYASIGNDILRNYERQQPYSNLLDYRLGRWTGPGSTNEHPRLTTELTNNYVISDYFVEDGSFLRVKNLQLGYTLPESITQNIGAEQLRVYVSATNPFTFTEYMGYDPDFNNGNPLASGIDYGFYPQATIYMAGFNLKF
- a CDS encoding family 16 glycosylhydrolase; the protein is MISKTPVLNFLFGSLFLLAAVACGGEDDDSPSQPVTDTFSVGTDIASDGSGTVTFTATGSNISYYEYFFGEEENESPYRSEDGTAVHTYSASGDYDVEVRAHGTTGGFTSQTLTVSVVRDEPSNEYPSGYSTPDSYDGMTLVWRDEFEGNSLNTNDWIYEIGDGCPNLCGWGNNELQYYRQENTSVQDGYLTIEARQENYGGRAYTSSRIITQGRQNFQYGRVDIRAVLPEGQGIWPALWMLGSNINTVSWPACGEIDIMEMIGGTGNRDATVHGTIHWDNNGSYANYGGDYSLTSGKFSDEFHVFSIIWNASSITWLVDDVEYHTVDITPEALSEFRDEFFFIFNVAVGGNWPGSPDGSTQFPQQMTVDYVRIFQQQ
- a CDS encoding PKD domain-containing protein, which produces MIKNIYSFLLMAGLLLTAGLLYSCQEEFDLDEVPPTEEDALFSTERDASTDNIVHFTATGEGFIKTWNLGNGQTGKGETITGSYPDAGTYTVTLTVYNGGGSASHTETITIAEDDPTLLDKPLFNALTGGPDAQDGKTWVIDSASAGHFGVGPNPPSGQGKVPEWYAAGALEKSGGGMYDDEYIFTLAGYGFEMQTSGNVYVNAEHTSDFSGAVESDVGDYTAPYTAPDNLQWQITETEGENPILSITQGGFLGYYTGVNTYEIVSITEDVMELRFLDAANDGLSWYIRLIRAGYDPTQGGGGGGEEPEVTYPSFPLTFEETGVTYLWGDFGGTAGSVIANPDPSGINTSDSVAQLVKSAGAETWAGTNIQMESPINFGGNPVLSVKVWSPRAGVPILLKLEDSSSKPSESDPPTIFAEVTATTTVANTWEVLTFDYSTYADFDMANTYDAISVFYDFGTAGADEIAYIDDIQLASGESQPLTLADLTGGGTKAWRLKPAAGAFGVGPTPGSDEWYPGFDVDISGDRPCLFNDLFIFQDGGVYEYDAQGDIFGEAYMGVENEGCQDEANLSGTDAEAWMSGSHSFTFNPASGGDPATITVTGTGAFIVLPKAYNGGEYNNSDNPPPPATDGSVTYTVLDYTSGASEELSLTIDVTGDGSIFWSFVLIPNS
- a CDS encoding RagB/SusD family nutrient uptake outer membrane protein, encoding MRFLSKTILILCAALVVSVGCDYTNIDPEYTIDADNYFRSEEDYYRALTGAYDLLQTSYLSLWIGEIASDNSIAGGESVTDTEGLHQIDNMTHGGVNNELRQIWRWNYAGITRVNYIFEHQDNVDFSGKEEVLAQAHFLRAYYYFELVKFFGDVPVILNERIGTDEVSQLERTPASEVYAQIEQDLMTAAENLTWTVADKGRVTKGAALALLGKAYLYQDKFTEAAGVLDQVINEGPYDLYDDFSTLFRVSSEGNVETVFDIQYVGVEGGGYECFVCLEGFAAVGFHGIRGYDGPVYSDGNSYNLPTQDLVDAFEPGDIRLEPTILDIEAFAAEQAEEVDYVQGAGGHTGYYNNKYMKRLDELGQPDTDLTSPVNHRVIRFADVLLMAAEAHARKSSPNEALALQYLNEVRDRADLDPVNLSGQVLVEAIWDERRVELAGEGHRFFDLVRTGQAEAEIEGFEVGKHELFPIPQDEIDLANAGWQQNPRY
- the bglX gene encoding beta-glucosidase BglX; protein product: MKRRQGISPSNINGMFRCSTVIRTITFTITLAVLAVVTYSCVDRSESKPRMTENNTRKYAPIVEELLAKMTLEEKAGQLNFYVGDLFNTGPTVRTSESDKFDEKIKNGTMTGLFNVHGAEYTARLQKIAVEESRLGIPLVFGADVIHGFKTVFPIPLGTAASWDMALIEEAERVAARESTAAGITFNFAPMVDIARDSRWGRMAEGAGEDPYLGSEVAKARVRGFQGDDLTDEATMAACVKHFAAYGAAEGGRDYNTVDMSERLLRQTYLVPYKAAVEAGAATVMTSFNELNGEPVTGSKWLIDDILRNEWGFEGMVVSDWQSITEMVAHGNVADNAEAAAMALKAGVDMDMMGDAYLDHIPDMVRNGKIDEAYLDQAVRNVLQLKYDLGLFDDPYKYSKEAREKEEIRSEEHLAVAREAARKSIVLLKNEDKVLPLTGNEKTIAVIGPLADNQSDMNGTWSFFGEAQHPVTFLQGIKERAGEGTNVIFAKGCNLYDNKTDGFAEALQAARKADVVILAVGESAVMNGEAGSRANIGLPGIQQQLVNKVMEAGKPTVAMVMSGRGMAISELHEQVPAIMAVWALGSEAGHGAADVLFGDYNPAGKLPVTFPRHVGQAPIYYNYKHTGRPYEGDYSEPLSERVYKSKYRDVENSPLYAFGHGLSYTTFEYSPVTLSDDVMEGDNTLTASVEVTNTGDHDGEEVIQLYIRDLVGSVTRPVKELKAFRKEMIKKGETKTFTFEISEEDLAFYRHDMSWGAEPGEFKVFIGSASDNVQEASFSLKKSEI